From the Limanda limanda chromosome 2, fLimLim1.1, whole genome shotgun sequence genome, one window contains:
- the myo15ab gene encoding unconventional myosin-XV: MGLRGRPVPPPTQNVRPFRASSLRSNRSSVLTVDSSLYSSPFHSPHMVHRAPLGRRESGRYPSRPVARGRPLMQSRRRMPPASPQPSLKQMRHPASPRLSPRLSRQPSPLMSPRAAHPHFYAPEAYVSDPYADPYADQLVAPSSPMLSNAMQNQAIRQASFSSPLGPEVVGMAPEYVEPYYPSSPNLSGAMQIRAIRDASYVSTLQQPMSHYEQPMPPSSPMLSGALQNRAVRDSSYISPLQGPMSHYEQPMPPSSPMLSGALQNRAVTDASYVSSLQRPRSPYAASVPSSPMLSGAMRHGQALRGVSSYQTPQLHSPYGPTVVTPYDYISEPGPAPLLHDALLNRSDMQGVSSLRSPMMQRRNPYAPAGPHLTSALQQNPNLRQASYQTPLRRPSYGAPAPSSPMLGSALLNPQMMQASYRLPDGTLVSPYANSRSSPMLGNALQNQQLRGASYTLPDGSVIRDPREPQMSMSPNLSRALQNQDLKSASYTLRDGTIIDPRQQQTISPNLAKALGNPALRQASYTLPDGTIVIDPRKPKSPNLTAALQNPYLKSSSYTLPDGTIIIDPRKPVSPNLSGALQNSMLRDASFNLPGGMHDPNIPISPHLANALNNPALKGASYTLPDGTIIVDPRKPKSPNLTAALLNPYLKGLSYTLPDGTIIIDPRKPVTPDLSKKPNLSGALRQNKALRSTGLYHLSENSALSGVPKPTPPNLSSAMKNGELHGARYRAFVCPPPRLPDRSVLTRRFHNPSLNDAIQNQDLRYASYRVPTGLQGEDNRYAVIPPYGPHSGHWARNAPGGGGGEGGEDVWAAERVLPHGTVQNLTKWAMYREDGVMEGYLPTARFFDGQQDPDWSPDRDRAPGQNWYDKIFSILSLPTTGHRVKNWAEGMEDMTQLPELNDTTVLMNLKKRYDQEHVYTYIGSILVSVNPYKLLNVYGTDMVLQYEGRGLGDNPPHLFAIANLSYNTMMDAKKDQCIVISGESGSGKTEATKLILRYLTAIHHKRNITQQIEILEAMPLLESFGNAKTVRNDNSSRFGKYTQIYMEEGVISGAITSQYLLEKSRIVFQAKSERNYHIFYEMLAGLPPHEKTPLYLQEPETYYYLNQGGDCTIEGKDDGEDFRRLLSAMDILRFTPEEQSGIYRLLSSVLHLGNVYFQPHQAEGQKVASVVSGQEIRVVAELLQISPDGLQKSVTFKLTDTVREKIYTPLTVESAVDARDAVAKILYSLLFSWLTERINGRVYPRNEALSISILDIYGFEELQVNSFEQLCINYANETLQFFFNKVIFQEEQEEYMREQIEWQQKPFSHNQACLDLIAAKPHGILRILDDQCGFPQATDHTFLQKCHYHHGNNPLYARPKMPLPEFTLKHYAGRVTYQVTKFLDKNFDMVRQDVLDLFTQSRNKMVSSLFLKHSESVSQQRSNVRRSSAARRHQANTVSAKFQSSLQELLEKMERCNPYFVRCIKPNHHKEPGAFDMELVNAQLHYSGIMETILIRKDGYPIRLNFRSFLSRYKGLLCLRDLPPADGENCVIMLHKLGPVKIGSYQLGVSKIFLKEELYQLLEGKRERVLHLAAMTLQRYTRMCFVRKNFVKFRRRVTLFQARSKGYVARKKFALRRKYLRRFRSAVLLIVNRQRYMRVCAPGLCFVGLCLQCAQDRVNREVVNVTTLPIPAELAALLQVASGGEELHSDCLAVVQAPKVQVDPQLTLPLDINNYLMTHYLRAIFREPLFGSLTAPLDSSLIRMDEELRQGSLNIFILILRFMGDPNLNGAQENLFGNYIIQRGLANPSLRDEILAQVANQVWRNPNILNSERGWLLLSSCLSAFLPTQRLAKYLLKFVSDYGPEGYDCVCQHRLLQALQRLSVGPEYVRTYPPCLLEWTANRKRAHTVLHIHCFDGVSLLCPLHSWTTGEEMAKDILQHRGVVEGRRGWSVLLKEPAQWVELEGSDYVLDLMSDLELPADFPKHSSYFIISAQEPTRVRTNASISLLGGGFDKKDDFISSPIPGSDDSEPQRGMDRYLDSLFDPVLSDGTGEVESAAGLSSRMKGAGGVGGGWQQQGPSTGPPPPPGAVRVLPVGGVMSPRVAAVTPVTPVTPVTPDAQQAALDRQQQAIVNQQAIILAQQMTMQAMALVSPVSSPPMSPIMSPPSSPLPHHPTSPYAPSPYAVMPPSPYANIPPSPYANFTPTPYAAAQIPPSPYPLPAQWEQAPSQPGARPQPQAANPKPKLSSTHTNQTEPGKPRANPAAQAQSGKDSASRRKAPGIPINKDQPARKFAPVVTNPPPPAGEVVKHSAGTRDQVVPSQGIQDIIKRYNSPPPPTDQLPPGKRRPEGKFKKRQTAHDEALQILKPQMDHPPAPLPKRTAAPPPATPAVKEVGLKPTKSLKTKAPGRPLPKHPPVSRELPVETESIQTQLHQSTNEEHYTYTNVPWRLYLRKEVFYPKDSFNNPVVLDLIFKQIVNDTLSEACVRITRDERQRMKALFAKHGVEQNMDPVEEHVKKTVVTAARETWEIYFSRLFPASGSVGTGVQLLSVSHSGIKLLKTVRSSAAAPDYFRVLRPYTYADILFVTIPSENMLEFNLTNEKLILFSAKALQVKHLVDTFICEIKRDSDYVIAERNFVTDDRSMLSFHKGDVIRLQVMDGLEKGYSYGCVVRKKVVFLEELKRDTQDFGWKFGAVFGRSGAFPAECVHPVAAPDFLSLPLDRKAEPRGGAGQFAVSSAVAVAVASTMAAHEIDQTIEKVSLDGFPDGDLDERSLQDSKYDILEFARKYFRRGPSGKGDSLKGKGKNRDSREPSEMIKFSKTPLTESLIEFMDAHMNRVASDLFMLAMRFMGDSPSRGLTEHEAVSTFLKLIGEFTLMRDEAYCQLLKQLNGNTSSKPDSCQLGWRLLYILTAFHRCSEVLKPFLLKYLQQASRSAGAQYQGIAKACGENLKKTFQYGGRIVSPNSMELKAMMAGRSSKRQPVLFPGGIERHVKIKTCSVALEVIEELCYEMGLHRLEAMEEYAIFLVTNRGQNVRPLNKHEYILDVATEAEVVDTSYSFWFRRVVWTQPLKFENELCVAMHYNQILPDYRKGLLNVLPEGKVSDQQLNQISKLAALQHRAKDIVFVPSIHELSEYIAAPLFKKQPPQQWVTMVTQHMQQVQALNPHQARAQFMGLISAFPMFGSSFFYIHSSSSTTFYAPCIVAVNQHGLHFLHKDTHELMVVVPLVDVQSSRTQRPTAGTSYPYVDLTLGDMNTQRVIQMQLEQGLELCRVIAMQVENMMLVREKRLTLPPSEITML; this comes from the exons ATGGGTCTCAGAGGGCGTCCAGTGCCCCCACCCACCCAGAACGTGCGTCCATTCCGTGCCTCCTCTCTGAGGAGCAACAGGTCCTCTGTTCTCACAGTGGATTCCTCTCTCTACTCTTCCCCTTTCCACTCCCCTCACATGGTCCACCGTGCTCCCCTGGGGAGGAGAGAATCTGGCCGATATCCTTCTCGCCCTGTAGCTCGAGGACGTCCCCTCATGCAGTCCAGGAGAAGGAtgcctcctgcttctcctcaaCCGTCTCTGAAACAAATGCGCCATCCTGCATCCCCGCGcctctctcctcgtctttctCGTCAGCCCTCTCCCCTCATGTCCCCTAGAGCAGCCCATCCACATTTTTATGCACCAGAAGCTTATGTATCTGACCCCTATGCTGATCCTTATGCTGAtcagcttgttgctccctcTTCTCCCATGTTATCTAATGCTATGCAGAATCAGGCTATCCGGCAGGCATCTTTTTCTTCACCCCTTGGCCCAGAGGTGGTAGGCATGGCTCCTGAATATGTAGAACCTTATTATCCCTCATCCCCTAACTTGTCTGGCGCAATGCAAATCCGGGCCATTCGGGATGCATCCTATGTTTCCACCCTTCAGCAACCAATGTCACATTATGAACAACCCATGCCACCTTCTTCCCCAATGCTCTCTGGAGCTCTGCAGAATCGGGCAGTGAGAGATTCATCCTATATTTCTCCTTTACAAGGACCAATGTCACATTATGAACAACCCATGCCACCTTCCTCCCCAATGCTCTCTGGAGCTCTGCAGAATCGGGCAGTGACAGATGCATCCTATGTGTCTTCCCTTCAGAGGCCTCGGTCCCCATATGCTGCATCTGTGCCTTCATCTCCAATGCTCTCTGGAGCCATGAGACATGGTCAGGCACTAAGAGGTGTATCGTCTTATCAGACTCCACAGCTTCATTCACCTTACGGGCCAACTGTGGTTACCCCATATGATTATATCTCTGAGCCTGGCCCAGCACCGTTGCTCCATGATGCCCTGCTGAACCGATCTGACATGCAGGGTGTTTCATCTTTACGATCACCAATGATGCAACGGCGAAATCCTTATGCCCCTGCTGGTCCTCACCTCACCAGCGCATTACAGCAGAACCCTAACCTCCGCCAAGCGTCTTATCAGACACCGCTCCGACGGCCCTCTTATGGGGCCCCGGCACCCTCTTCTCCAATGCTGGGAAGTGCCCTGCTAAACCCCCAGATGATGCAGGCATCATACCGCCTGCCAGACGGAACCTTGGTGTCACCATATGCAAATTCACGTTCCTCCCCTATGCTTGGCAATGCCTTGCAAAACCAACAACTCCGCGGCGCCTCGTACACATTGCCTGATGGATCAGTTATCAGG GACCCACGTGAGCCCCAGATGTCCATGTCTCCGAATCTTTCCAGAGCTCTTCAGAACCAGGATCTTAAGTCTGCTTCATATACTCTCCGTGATGGCACCATTATAGACCCCAGACAGCAA CAAACTATCTCCCCAAACCTGGCTAAGGCCCTGGGCAACCCAGCTCTGCGTCAAGCCTCTTACACTCTTCCTGATGGCACCATCGTGATTGACCCCAGGAAACCGAAGTCTCCGAACCTGACCGCCGCACTTCAGAACCCTTACCTGAAAAGCTCTTCGTACACGCTGCCAGATGGCACGATCATCATTGATCCAAGGAAACCTGTCTCTCCAAACCTGTCCGGTGCTCTTCAAAACTCTATGCTGCGGGATGCGTCCTTCAATTTACCAGGAGGAATGCATGACCCCAATATTCCCATATCACCACACCTGGCCAAT GCCCTCAACAACCCTGCCTTGAAAGGAGCTTCATACACGCTCCCAGATGGAACTATTATAGTGGACCCGAGGAAACCAAAGAGCCCCAATCTGACGGCCGCCCTGCTGAACCCCTATTTAAAGGGTTTGTCATATACCCTGCCTGACGGAACCATCATTATTGACCCACGGAAGCCAGTTACCCCTGACCTGTCTAAG AAGCCCAACCTCTCCGGTGCCCTGAGGCAAAACAAAGCACTTCGGTCCACAGGTCTCTATCACCTGTCAGAAAACTCTGCACTGTCAGGCGTGCCTAAACCCACTCCTCCTAATCTCAGCTCAGCAATGAAGAATGGGGAACTCCATGGTGCCAGATACAG AGCCTtcgtttgccccccccccaggctgcCGGATAGATCTGTTCTCACGCGTCGGTTCCACAACCCCAGTCTGAACGACGCCATCCAAAACCAGGATCTTCGCTACGCCTCCTACAGGGTGCCAACGGGCCTGCAGGGGGAGGATAACCGCTACGCTGTGATTCCTCCCTATGGGCCACACTCAGGCCACTGGGCCAGGAATgccccaggaggaggaggaggggagggaggggaggacgTCTGGGCAGCGGAGAGGGTTTTACCACATGGGACCGTCCAGAATCTGACAAAGTGGGCCATGTACAGAGAAGACGGAGTGATGGAAGGATATCTACCCACAGCTCGTTTCTTTGACGGACAACAGGACCCGGACTGGAGtcctgacagagacagagcacCTGGTCAGAACTGGTATGACAAG ATCTTCTCCATCCTGAGCTTGCCCACGACAGGCCACAGGGTGAAGAACTGGGCGGAGGGAATGGAGGACATGACACAGCTGCC AGAGCTGAACGACACCACGGTTCTGATGAACCTGAAGAAGCGCTACGACCAGGAACACGTCTAT ACGTACATAGGCAGCATCCTCGTGTCTGTGAATCCCTACAAGTTGCTGAATGTGTACGGCACAGACATGGTGCTTCAGTATGAAGGCCGGGGCCTGGGCGACAACCCTCC tcATCTCTTTGCCATTGCTAACCTCTCGTATAACACCATGATGGATGCCAAAAAGGACCAGTGTATTGTGATCAG CGGAGAAAGCGGGTCAGGAAAGACGGAAGCTACGAAGCTAATCCTGCGTTACTTGACAGCCATACATCACAAACgcaacatcacacaacag ATAGAG ATCCTGGAGGCCATGCCCCTGTTGGAATCTTTCGGGAATGCCAAAACGGTGCGCAATGACAACTCTTCACGCTTTGGCAAATACACGCAGATCTACATGGAGGA GGGTGTAATCAGCGGTGCCATAACGTCTCAGTACCTGTTGGAGAAGTCTCGCATTGTCTTTCag GCCAAATCAGAGAGGAACTACCACATCTTCTACGAGATGTTAGCTGGTCTTCCTCCCCACGAGAAGACCCCACTTTATCTGCAGGAACCTGAGACTTACTACTATCTGaatcag ggaggGGATTGTACCATAGAGGGGAAGGATGACGGAGAGGACTTCAGGCGTCTGCTGAGTGCCATGGACATCCTGCGTTTCACCCCAGAGGAGCAGAGCGGCATCTACAGACTGCTGTCCTCTGTTCTTCATCTGGGGAACGTTTACTTCCAGCCACACCag GCTGAGGGTCAGAAGGTTGCGTCGGTGGTGAGTGGGCAGGAGATCAGAGTTGTcgctgagctgctgcagatctCACCCGACGGCCTGCAGAAGTCTGTCACCTTCAAACTGACA GATACAGTACGAGAGAAGATCTACACTCCGCTCACTGTGGAGAGTGCTGTGGATGCCAG AGATGCTGTTGCCAAGATCCTGTACTCGCTACTGTTCAGTTGGCTGACGGAGCGCATCAACGGACGGGTCTACCCTCGCAACGAAGCCCTCTCCATCTCCATATTGGACATTTATGGATTTGAG GAGCTACAGGTGAACAGTTTTGAGCAGTTGTGCATCAACTACGCCAATGAAACTTTGCAGTTCTTTTTCAACAAGGTCATCTTCCAGGAGGAGCAG GAGGAGTACATGCGGGAGCAGATCGAGTGGCAGCAGAAGCCTTTCAGCCACAACCAGGCCTGTCTTGACCTCATCGCTGCTAAGCCTCATGGGATACTCCGCATCCTGGACGACCAGTGCGGTTTCCCTCAG GCAACAGACCACACCTTCCTTCAGAAGTGCCACTATCACCATGGAAACAACCCGCTGTATGCCAGGCCAAAGATGCCACTGCCAGAGTTCACCCTGAAACACTACGCTGGGAGGGTCACCTATCAG GTGACTAAATTCTTGGATAAGAACTTCGACATGGTCCGTCAGGATGTGTTGGACCTCTTCACCCAGAGCAGGAACAAa ATGGTTTCCAGCCTCTTCCTGAAGCACTCGGAGTCTGTGTCCCAGCAGCGGTCGAATGTGCGACGCAGCAGCGCGGCCCGACGCCATCAGGCCAACACGGTCAGTGCGAAGTTTCAGAGCagcctgcaggagctgctggagaagatGGAAAG GTGTAACCCTTATTTTGTGCGATGCATCAAGCCAAACCATCATAAG gagccGGGAGCGTTCGACATGGAGCTGGTCAACGCTCAGCTGCATTACTCTGGGATCATGGAGACCATCCTTATCAGGAAGGACGGTTATCCAATCAGATTGAACTTTCGCAGTTTCTTATCGAG GTATAAAGGCCTCCTCTGCCTCAGGGATCTTCCGCCTGCAGACGGTGAAAACTGTGTCATCATGCTCCACAAGCTCGGCCCGGTGAAGATCGGCTCGTACCAGCTGGGAGTCAGTAAG atttTCCTGAAAGAGGAGTTGTATCAGCTGCTGGAGGGGAAGCGTGAGCGTGTGCTGCACCTGGCTGCCATGACGCTGCAGAGATACACTCGCATGTGCTTCGTCCGAAAGAACTTTGTCAAGTTCCGGCGCCGCGTGACCCTGTTTCAAGCTCGCAGCAAAGGCTACGTGGCGAG AAAAAAGTTTGCTCTGAGGAGGAAGTACCTCAGAAGGTTCCGCTCGGCCGTGCTGCTCATCGTCAACCGTCAGCGTTACATGAGGGTATGTGCAccgggtttgtgttt TGTTGGATTGTGTTTGCAATGTGCGCAGGATCGAGTCAATAGAGAAGTGGTGAATGTGACAACACTGCCTATCCCTGCTGAACTGGCAGCCCTGCTGCAGGTCgcctcag GTGGTGAAGAGCTGCACTCTGACTGCTTGGCCGTGGTCCAGGCTCCAAAGGTTCAGGTTGACCCTCAGCTCACCCTGCCCCTGGACATCAACAACTACCTCATGACACACTACCTCCGGGCCATATTTAGG gagCCGTTGTTCGGGTCGCTGACAGCTCCTCTGGATTCTTCTCTGATTAGAATGGATGAGGAGCTGAGACAAGGATCCCTGAACATTTTCATTCTG ATACTTCGGTTCATGGGTGATCCGAACCTGAATGGGGCTCAGGAGAATCTGTTTGGGAACTACATCATCCAGAGAGGACTGGCCAATCCCAGCCTCCGAGATGAGATCCTGGCTCAAGTAGCCAATCAG GTGTGGAGGAATCCGAACATCTTGAATTCCGAGCGCGGctggctcctcctctcctcttgtctctcgGCCTTCCTGCCGACTCAAAGACTGGCCAAGTATCTGCTGAA GTTTGTGTCAGACTACGGTCCGGAGGGCTACGACTGCGTGTGTCAGCACCGTCTGCTCCAGGCTCTGCAGCGGCTGAGCGTCGGGCCCGAGTACGTCCGGACGTACCCCCCCTGTCTGCTGGAGTGGACGGCCAATCGCAAGAGAGCTCACACCGTCCTGCACATCCACTGCTTTGATG GTGTGTCCCTTCTATGTCCTCTACACTCCTGGACAACAGGAGAAGAAATGGCCAAAGACATCTTACAACACAG GGGTGTAGTGGAGGGCCGTCGAGGCTGGTCGGTGCTGTTGAAGGAGCCGGCCCAGTGGGTGGAGCTGGAGGGCTCTGACTACGTCCTGGACTTGATGTCGGACCTGGAGCTTCCTGCCGACTTCCCCAAACACAGCAGCTACTTCATCATCTCTGCACAGGAACCCACCAGAGTGCGGACCAATGCTAGCAT AAGCCTGTTGGGCGGTGGCTTCGACAAAAAGGATGATTTCATATCTTCACCCATACCCGGCTCTGATG ACTCGGAGCCCCAGAGAGGGATGGATCGTTATCTCGACAGCCTGTTTGACCCTGTGCTGTCTGATGGAACTGGG GAAGTCGAGTCGGCTGCAGGACTCTCCAGCAGGATGAAGGGGGCCGGGGGAGTTGGAGGGGGGTGGCAACAGCAGGGGCCGTCCACGGGCCCCCCGCCTCCACCTGGAG CTGTGAGAGTCCTTCCTGTGGGGGGTGTGATGTCGCCTCGTGTTGCAGCCGTGACACCTGTGACACCTGTGACACCTGTGACACCTG atGCCCAGCAGGCTGCTCTGGATCGGCAGCAGCAGGCAATCGTGAACCAGCAGGCCATCATCCTG GCTCAGCAGATGACCATGCAGGCCATGGCGCTGGTCAGCCCAGTGTCCAGCCCTCCCATGTCCCCCATCATGAGCCCTCCCTCCAGTCCTCTGCCTCACCACCCTACCAGCCCTTACGCCCCGAGCCCCTACGCTGTCATGCCTCCCAGTCCGTACGCTAACATCCCACCCAGCCCTTACGCCAACTTCACTCCCACTCCCTACGCTGCCGCACAAATCCCGCCAAGCCCCTACCCTCTCCCAGCTCAGTGGGAACAAGCTCCCTCACAGCCCGGAGCTCGGCCTCAGCCTCAGGCCGCCAACCCCAAACCCAAGCTCAGCTCCACTCACACCAACCAGACTGAGCCAGGGAAGCCCAGAGCTAACCCGGCTGCACAG gcACAGTCAGGTAAGGACAGCGCTTCTCGGAGGAAAGCTCCAGGCATCCCCATAAATAAGGACCAACCGGCCAGGAAGTTTG CCCCAGTGGTGACGAATCctccgccccctgctggagagGTGGTGAAGCACTCAGCTGGGACCAGAGATCAGGTCGTCCCCAGCCAAGGCATCCAAG ATATCATCAAAAGATACAACTCACCGCCTCCACCGACAGATCAGCTGCCCCCAGGCAAGAG GAGACCGGAGGGGAAGTTCAAGAAGAGGCAGACCGCTCACGATGAAGCTTTACAGATCCTCAAACCCCAGATGGACCACCCTCCTGCTCCCCtg cccAAACGCacagctgcccccccacccgccACACCTGCAGTCAAAGAGGTGGGATTGAAACCCACTAAGAGTTTGAAGACGAAAGCACCTGGCCGTCCTCTCCCCAAACATCCTCCAG TTTCTCGAGAGCTCCCAGTGGAGACAGAAAGCATCCAGACACAACTTCATCAGAGCACCAACGAAGAGCACTACACCTACACAAACGTCCCCTGGAGACTGTACCTCAGGAAGGAG GTTTTCTATCCCAAAGACAGCTTCAACAATCCAGTGGTGCTTGACCTCATTTTCAAACAG ATCGTGAATGACACTCTGTCAGAGGCGTGCGTTCGCATCACTCGTGATGAAAGGCAGAGAATGAAAGCTCTGTTCG CTAAACACGGGGTGGAGCAGAATATGGATCCGGTGGAGGAGCACGTGAAGAAGACAGTTGTGACGGCAGCGAGGGAAACCTGGGAAATCTACTTCTCCCGACTCTTCCCTGCCTCG ggtagTGTAGGAACAGGTGTGCAGTTGTTGTCAGTGTCACACAGCGGAATTAAGCTGTTGAAGACCGTAAGAAGCAGCGCTGCCGCCCCAGACTACTTCAGAGTCCTGCGGCCGTACAC ctacGCGGACATCTTGTTTGTAACCATCCCGTCAGAGAACATGCTGGAGTTCAACCTGACCAATGAGAAGCTGATCCTGTTCTCAGCCAAAGCCCTGCAAGTCAAACACCTCGTAGACACCTTCATCTGTGAGATCAAACGG GACTCAGACTACGTGATCGCTGAACGTAACTTTGTGACGGACGACCGCTCGATGCTCAGTTTCCACAAAGGAGACGTCATCAGGCTGCAGGTCATGGACGGGCTGGAGAAAG GTTATAGCTACGGCTGTGTGGTGAGGAAGAAGGTGGTGTttttggaggagctgaagagagaCACTCAAGACTTTG GCTGGAAGTTTGGCGCCGTGTTCGGCCGCTCAGGTGCATTTCCGGCCGAGTGCGTCCATCCCGTTGCTGCTCCTGACTTCCTGTCACTGCCACTGGACCGTAAGGCCGAGCCTCGCGGGGGGGCGGGACAGTTTGCTGTGTCGTCAGCTGTTGCTGTTGCCGTGGCATCAACCATGGCTGCACACGAGATAGATCAGACCATTGag AAAGTTTCCCTGGATGGATTCCCTGATGGAGATCTGGATGAGAGGAGCCTGCAGGACAGTAAATATGACATCCTGGAGTTCGCCAGGAAATACTTCAGACGGGGACCCAGCGGGAAGGg AGATTCCCTGAAAGGCAAAGGCAAGAACAGAGACTCCAGGGAGCCCAGTGAAATGATCAAGTTCTCTAAG ACTCCTCTGACCGAGTCGCTGATAGAGTTCATGGATGCACACATGAACAGAGTGGCCTCGGATCTCTTCATGT tgGCGATGCGTTTCATGGGTGATTCGCCATCAAGGGGACTGACGGAGCACGAGGCGGTCAGCACGTTCCTCAAG CTCATAGGAGAGTTCACCTTGATGCGGGATGAGGCTTACTGCCAGCTCCTCAAACAGCTCAATGGCAACACCAGCTCCAAACC TGATAGTTGCCAGCTAGGCTGGAGGCTGCTGTACATCCTGACTGCTTTCCATCGCTGCTCTGAGGTCCTCAAGCCGTTCCTCCTGAAATACCTGCAGCAGGCCTCTCGCAGCGCTGGGGCTCAGTATCAGg GTATAGCTAAAGCATGCGGGGAGAACCTGAAGAAGACTTTCCAATATGGCGGCCGCATTGTTTCGCCCAACAGCATGGAGCTGAAAGCTATGATG GCGGGTCGAAGTTCAAAGCGCCAGCCTGTTCTGTTTCCTGGAGGAATCGAACGCCATGTGAAAATCAAAACCTGCTCT gttGCCCTGGAGGTGATTGAGGAGTTGTGCTATGAGATGGGTTTACACAGGCTGGAGGCCATGGAGGAATATGCCATATTTTTAGTCACCAACAGAG GTCAGAATGTGCGTCCTCTGAACAAACACGAGTACATCCTGGATGTTGCCACGGAGGCCGAGGTGGTCGACACCAGCTACAGCTTCTGGTTCAGACGAGTCGTGTGGACTCAACCGCTCAAGTTTGAGAACGAGCTGTGTGTGGCGATGCATTATAACCAG atcCTGCCAGACTACCGTAAAGGCCTCCTTAATGTGCTCCCCGAGGGGAAAGTGAGCGATCAACAGCTCAACCAGATCTCCAAACTGGCAGCTTTGCAGCACAGAGCCAAAGACATTGTCTTCGTCCCCAGCAT ACATGAATTATCCGAGTACATCGCCGCACCTCTGTTCAAGAAGCAGCCGCCCCAGCAGTGGGTTACCATGGTGACGCAGCACATGCAACAAGTGCAGGCCCTGAATCCGCACCAGGCCCGAGCGCAGTTCATGG GCCTGATCAGTGCCTTCCCCATGTTCGGCTCCTCGTTCTTCtacatccacagcagcagctccactacCTTCTACGCCCCCTGCATTGTCGCTGTCAATCAACATGGGCTGCACTTCCTGCACAAAGATACCCAT GAGCTGATGGTAGTGGTCCCCCTGGTGGACGTGCAGTCCAGCCGCACCCAGAGGCCCACTGCTGGAACCAGTTACCCGTATGTCGACCTCACCCTCggggacatgaacacacaacgGGTCATTCAGATGCAGCTGGAGCAG GGCCTGGAGCTGTGTCGAGTCATCGCCATGCAGGTGGAAAACATGATGTTAGTGCGGGAGAAGAGGCTCACCCTACCACCCAGCGAAATCACCATGTTATAA